TGCAATTAAAGAACAAAATGAAGGACTAAGAGGTCTTTTAAACCATTATGACCGTCTTCACTCATCATTGGTCTTACTTAGATCTAAGTATAAAAATCACTTCTTTGATATCATGAAGAACTGGGATGCTTACTGTATAGGATGTACAGTGTCAGATGAAGTAGAAGATCTAGGGTTTAAAACATTAAAGGATTCGATAGAGGCAGAGTTGTTcgaaaaatacaataaacatGATATAAGAGATATATTAGATTTAATGTCCTGTCTTAACATATCAAATAACCGAGATATTGCAGTCCCGATCTCTCTTTACTTCTCAAACTTGAGCAAGAATTATGGTCATCCAATATTACATCCAACTGAAGGGATCGAAAAACTCCGTTTGAACTCTAAAAAACAGATCCCAGTTGATGATAATATAGCGAAGAAAGTTTTGTGGATGTTCAGAAAGACGTACTTTATGAATTACTTTAGGAAGAAAGGGAACTATCCACATCATAAAGTATTAGGAGAACTTCACCCAGTACTAGTTGATTGCTTGAAAGATGAAAGAGTATTAACAGCTAatgaattaaaatcattacCTTTATCTGCCTGGGGAAACCTGAAACTGGATAAAAACCATGACATGAGTTTAGAAATAGATGAAAAGGAATTGTTGAAAGATACTGCATGCTCACCCCCAAGAGAAGAATGGTTTCGACCCTATGATCAATGTGCTTTCCAAAATCTTTACAATCAAAGAAAACCTAGGAGTTGGAATGATTTTGAACCTCGAGTGTTATCAAGATACCTCAAGGGTGATGAAGGAGAATTAGCAAGAAAAATAATGGATCAAGAAAATTCATTCTATAATCACTTGCGAGATGATATAGTGCAACTTTGTCGAAAGGAAAGAGAGTTAAACATCAAGGGCAGGGTGTTCTGTAAGCAAACTTACGAGATGAGACTAATGCAAGTTTGTATGGAAAAGTCTCTAAGTGACAATATTCTCCCATATATAAGAGAACAAACTATGACTAATACTGAACTTGAAGTTGCAAAGAGGATGGATAAAGTTGCATCTCATCTCAAAGAAAAAGGTCATGCAAACCTTAATTTAGATCTGAGTTCATGGAATCAACTTAATCgtcatgaattaaataaatatttatttcaagaaTTGGATGATTTACATGGAAGGAAGAATCTTTATTCTGACTCTCATTTATGGTTTAATCGCTGCATGGTATTGCTTAGTTCTAGATTAACCCCTCCAAAAATAGGACCAGACGGCGAACCATTAGCAGGAGATTATTGCCATTACAACCAGTTTGGAGGATTCGAAGGAATGAGACAAAAAGCGTGGACACTAACAACAATAATGATCATCAAAATTGCGTTAGAAGAATGTAATATCCATGGTGAAGTAATGGGGCAAGGAGATAATCAGATAATCCACATAAGATTGAGTACTGAACAACAGGGCAGacctcatttttatattaaacttcTGCTCAATAGCTTGGATTATCTTTTCATATCCGCTGGTCTCTTATTGAAACTCCAGGAAACTTGGTATTCTCAAAATCTGTTTGAGTACTCAAAAGTTAGATATTACAAGTCAATCAGAATCGATGATAGTCTCAAAAGACTCAATAGAATGATACCCGATATAAATGAAGGATTTCCATCTTTACAATCCTTGATTACTGGAGTCTCTACCACAACCGAAAATATGTCCAGAAATTATGTCTCTCCGGTCACACCTTTTTTCCTTTACTCGCTAGAATTAGGTAACACTCTTAAACGGAAAGGTATACTTGATCTTAAGTCCAGAGAGACAGATAAATTATGTGCCCTGATGAATATTCCCTCTATTCTAGGGGGATTACCTCTTTCAAACATGTATCAACATTGTCAGAGAGGATGCCCTGATCCACTAACAATCTGGCTTAAAGTTATTGAGACTATAAGAAAGAATAGTCCTAGAATATATAATCATATATTACACCTCATTCCATGTAATATTAAAGCTACTTATGATCCTGTCAAATTAGTAGAAGATATATACAGTTTGAATATTGTCGGCATGCCAAACTTTGAAAGAAAAGCTCGAGAAATTATCGAAGAATTTCTACCCACCTATGTCACCAACCCTAAAGTTATAAGATTATTAGGTGCAGACCGTTCAGATCTGGAAGCATTATGTAGTATTTTGACTACTATGAGACCATATGTTGCTAATCTGGCACATGAGATTCTAAGAAATTCAAATGAAGGAGTCCAGTTACAGCTAATAGGGAGTTTCTCTAATCTTCAAACAATCAATCGGATGATAAATGAGGATCCAAATAGAACAGAGACGATTTTCTCTTTAGGGAAATTCAAAGATGCTGAGGCCATCGAGGTACTTAAGAAAAGATTGATCAAATCGGAATTACCGGTCAATGGAACCCATCTTTTAGAAAGTGCCCTTTCCTCTATTCCTTGTACTTTTAAAGCTTCACAGTGGCTCAGAGAGACTACCTGGGGATTTCCGATTACTGGGATTACAAGTCCTGTCCCCTGTGAACAGGTTAAAATAGAAGATTATGACACAGCAGAAAAACACCTTAAAAAAGACTGTATAATTGTTAAAACATCTTACAAACTTAAAACTGAAGGGAGAAATGCACTCAAGGTTCGAGGACCATTTGAACCTTATTTGGGCTCATCGACCCCTGAAAAGATGATCAAACCAAAATTGACAGTCGTTAACCCAAATCCTCAAATCAAATCAGTGATGAAACTGTACTATATTCTTACATATTTAGAAAGAATGGATCCTAATAGTGCTCTAATTGGGCTTGTGAATAAAATGATTCAAgaaaaacttaaatatttacCCACTGAATTTAGTCAAACTCCTCTCTCAGATTGGTGTGGAAGGAATTACGGCGGGAGTTATGAACACAGGTTTAAAGCTTCTTCCCAGAAAAGGTCTGCTCTTTTCTCATTAATGGAAAACCTTGCAACACATGTCACTATCAATACCAACCTTCTTGGAAAAGCACTCAGAGGAAATGAAGATTACAACCTATTTTTCCAAGAAATTTTTctttatatacaaaattatgTAACTGAATGTGCGAGTAGAGGAATACCTATTGCCGATACATATGCAGTGCCTTTAAATTGTCCGGATTGTACTTATTTAATTCTCAATACACCTATATCAATAAATCTCCAACACATGAGCTACCAATCAAGAATGATTCAAGATCAAGTTAACTCTAAATTAAGTAAAACTAACTTGACAGAAAGTATTCATATTTGCACACTCGCAATGTCTCTATCTGTAGGAAGGAAATTAGCAACTGCACGTCTCCATGACCCAGAAGTTCACAATACATTGGAAACATTTCAAGGGGTCAAGACTGATGAGTCAACAGAAAGAACTAGTAGCAACTTAATGTCAGAATTTCGTAATGCGAACATAGACTATGTCCTGGTTGGAGCATTACAAGGAAGCAAGCAGCTAGTAGAATTTGTAATAGGAAGCTCTAGAGAATATCCTGTCTCGATATTCGAACACTTATCTTACTTAATAATCAACAGTGAGAGAATGCAAGAAATACTTCAACTCCTAGGAGTTCCTATAGAGAAGCACTCCTCAGTGACTCAAACAAGTGGACTAGCAAAGATACTTGCTAAGTCAACTCTAGAGTATATCCGAAATAGAAAAGGAATGTTCTTTAGAGCCTGTGCATTTACCACGTTCTCCTCTGACTTAATTTCTAAACAAGCTTATTTCTGGAGAATCTTTGTAGGACACCTTATCCATGAAGATTCAAGACTAACAACCATCCAAAAAAGAGGGATTATGAGAATTCCTCAATGCGGAGGGTCTAATGTTCACGAATGGAGATCGAAGGTCCCTATAGATCTAACAAAGGGGCTCTCGGTTGAGATTAAATTCGAAGAAACTGATGCAATTTCTGTTTGGCGTGATCTCAAGAGTGAGATAAGTGAACACATAGAGCCTAGGTTTCCCTTATCCAGCCGATTCAACAAAGAGATGGTCAAAGATAATGATTCTCCACAGAGAATCGAGATTAGTGAGCCATTAAACAACTGTTTCCACTTCTCTTTTGACTCCCTGCTAGAACACGGAATGACAGAAAGTCCATTATGGGTAAAGTGGGTTCATCACTGCACCAGACAGGTTGGAAGAATTAGTACTTCAGCATCAAAAATTCATCAAGTAATGAGTTATTATCCAGAAATACTTCCTCAAGAGGGATTGATCATCACACTAGCAGAGGGATCAGGAGGAATCCTCCATTACTTCTCTCACTTGTTCACCACTTCTCATCTGATTTATAATACATTGCAAAGTGACATCGTCGAAAATAAAGAGAATGTACTCAACATAAGTCCTCCAGCATTAGTCGGAGATCAATGTAGTCCTACAGATAGACTATTATACTTAGAGGAAACATGTCTAGGAGAAACTGATATTACAAACAAAGCTTTCATTGAAAAATTCACCACTATAATACGGAGCGAAAATCATGCAATCCTTATTCTCAATATGGATGCA
This Bombyx mori chromosome 2, ASM3026992v2 DNA region includes the following protein-coding sequences:
- the LOC134200137 gene encoding uncharacterized protein LOC134200137, whose amino-acid sequence is MISDDLLIEKELTSIKTNGKYFLFPTTLIMCVLDNLQTRFYIRLHVAIKEQNEGLRGLLNHYDRLHSSLVLLRSKYKNHFFDIMKNWDAYCIGCTVSDEVEDLGFKTLKDSIEAELFEKYNKHDIRDILDLMSCLNISNNRDIAVPISLYFSNLSKNYGHPILHPTEGIEKLRLNSKKQIPVDDNIAKKVLWMFRKTYFMNYFRKKGNYPHHKVLGELHPVLVDCLKDERVLTANELKSLPLSAWGNLKLDKNHDMSLEIDEKELLKDTACSPPREEWFRPYDQCAFQNLYNQRKPRSWNDFEPRVLSRYLKGDEGELARKIMDQENSFYNHLRDDIVQLCRKERELNIKGRVFCKQTYEMRLMQVCMEKSLSDNILPYIREQTMTNTELEVAKRMDKVASHLKEKGHANLNLDLSSWNQLNRHELNKYLFQELDDLHGRKNLYSDSHLWFNRCMVLLSSRLTPPKIGPDGEPLAGDYCHYNQFGGFEGMRQKAWTLTTIMIIKIALEECNIHGEVMGQGDNQIIHIRLSTEQQGRPHFYIKLLLNSLDYLFISAGLLLKLQETWYSQNLFEYSKVRYYKSIRIDDSLKRLNRMIPDINEGFPSLQSLITGVSTTTENMSRNYVSPVTPFFLYSLELGNTLKRKGILDLKSRETDKLCALMNIPSILGGLPLSNMYQHCQRGCPDPLTIWLKVIETIRKNSPRIYNHILHLIPCNIKATYDPVKLVEDIYSLNIVGMPNFERKAREIIEEFLPTYVTNPKVIRLLGADRSDLEALCSILTTMRPYVANLAHEILRNSNEGVQLQLIGSFSNLQTINRMINEDPNRTETIFSLGKFKDAEAIEVLKKRLIKSELPVNGTHLLESALSSIPCTFKASQWLRETTWGFPITGITSPVPCEQVKIEDYDTAEKHLKKDCIIVKTSYKLKTEGRNALKVRGPFEPYLGSSTPEKMIKPKLTVVNPNPQIKSVMKLYYILTYLERMDPNSALIGLVNKMIQEKLKYLPTEFSQTPLSDWCGRNYGGSYEHRFKASSQKRSALFSLMENLATHVTINTNLLGKALRGNEDYNLFFQEIFLYIQNYVTECASRGIPIADTYAVPLNCPDCTYLILNTPISINLQHMSYQSRMIQDQVNSKLSKTNLTESIHICTLAMSLSVGRKLATARLHDPEVHNTLETFQGVKTDESTERTSSNLMSEFRNANIDYVLVGALQGSKQLVEFVIGSSREYPVSIFEHLSYLIINSERMQEILQLLGVPIEKHSSVTQTSGLAKILAKSTLEYIRNRKGMFFRACAFTTFSSDLISKQAYFWRIFVGHLIHEDSRLTTIQKRGIMRIPQCGGSNVHEWRSKVPIDLTKGLSVEIKFEETDAISVWRDLKSEISEHIEPRFPLSSRFNKEMVKDNDSPQRIEISEPLNNCFHFSFDSLLEHGMTESPLWVKWVHHCTRQVGRISTSASKIHQVMSYYPEILPQEGLIITLAEGSGGILHYFSHLFTTSHLIYNTLQSDIVENKENVLNISPPALVGDQCSPTDRLLYLEETCLGETDITNKAFIEKFTTIIRSENHAILILNMDAELKTDLTNTDKLDIYLPLVRTYLTPASLIINKMFIKSHDELTHIRYRCKSLGYLCDFHKPSASHPHNDEVYVVCFLDLQNNYIESQEPIGELHSLNWKLAQKKIQLLSTRPNRVNYLKHILGQANESLLKSVRSHPCVWTVREKYQVEEISEHFITKRHQRNLIMCLLAIERNSEVIDYHEKIMVYIPFVNKEQIVSLLVLSVLTSLYRNFDQLVSILDSLSILEVKCNIIPPKKIEVSLVLITGPETSSRSVLGILDHKMKDYFRTLPFFRDPANPRVPAYTLRDGITKMREAEQMRYEVEANLKELVRESECGYSSYLRILRR